One region of Oncorhynchus mykiss isolate Arlee chromosome 8, USDA_OmykA_1.1, whole genome shotgun sequence genomic DNA includes:
- the LOC110530520 gene encoding lymphocyte expansion molecule-like, with protein MWTANNRFDVSGVYPSKKKIGTFTEINHCKRLISDLERNLGPGRYEVDTGDFSPQSRAMGPGWKRGQEMAQQAQMPHLLYRDTWLTNRFLRSRVGPGRYDIQDFTELCKKPYSVRGVCDSREERFKDFMKKQTTPGPGTYGKGGIPSGLLDERRRKPIGSCPMMDFSAGVERFPDLIVDSGLCPGTYNLPTFTEVLLSRHISKRGPYDLFTGRRDKPITCGYFAAPKKANLNLATVAKPAKVLCEDVLRPEKRHHGKFGTLEQYPSLPTERIYLGSLPQYPRPAQRHSGHGFYEDVCLPKVENRNPPPFLSSSPRITLRAERLMQGNYTTVGVGRYNLAKKRTRKTLKKNVNAGYRYVFKSRMPRYLHDLHKDNFNQERLKPINIPPHRMSYYRPPEEVSAVAALHSSGLWSVSWYLQFTDLH; from the exons ATGTGGACAGCCAACAACAG GTTTGATGTTTCGGGAGTCTACCCATCCAAAAAGAAGATTGGCACGTTCACAGAGATCAACCACTGCAAGAGACTGATAAGTGACTTG gAGCGTAACCTGGGTCCAGGTCGGTATGAGGTGGACACAGGGGACTTCAGCCCCCAGAGCAGGGCCATGGGACCAGGATGGAAGAGGGGGCAGGAGATGGCCCAGCAGGCTCAGATGCCCCATCTGCTGTATAGAGACACATGGTTGACCAACCGCTTCCTG AGAAGCAGGGTAGGCCCAGGGAGGTATGACATCCAGGACTTCACAGAGCTCTGTAAGAAGCCGTACAGTGTGAGAGGAGTGTGtgacagcagggaggagaggttTAAAGACTTCATGAAG AAGCAAACTACTCCAGGCCCAGGGACTTATGGGAAGGGGGGCATCCCATCTGGGCTgctggatgagaggaggaggaagccGATTGGCTCCTGTCCCATGATGGACTTCAGTGCTGGAGTGGAACGCTTCCCAGACCTCATAGTG GACTCTGGCCTGTGTCCTGGTACCTACAACTTACCGACCTTCACTGAGGTGCTCCTTAGTCGCCACATCAGCAAACGAGGTCCCTATGACCTCTTCACTGGCCGACGAGACAAGCCAATCACCTGTGGATATTTTGCTGCCCCG AAAAAAGCCAATCTGAATCTGGCTACGGTCGCCAAGCCAGCAAAGGTCTTATGTGAGGACGTTCTGCGACCAGAGAAAAGACACCACGGCAAGTTTGGCACCCTAGAGCAGTACCCTTCCCTCCCTACAGAACGCATCTACCTGGGTTCCCTGCCCCAGTACCCACGGCCAGCG CAGAGACACTCTGGTCATGGATTCTATGAAGATGTTTGTCTGCCCAAAGTGGAGAACCGcaaccctcctcccttcctctcctcctctcctcgtaTCACCCTGAGGGCCGAGAGGCTGATGCAGGGGAACTAT ACCACAGTGGGAGTGGGCCGTTACAACCTGGCTAAGAAGCGAACGAGGAAAACTCTAAAGAAAAACGTTAATGCTGGCTATCGCTACGTCTTCAAGTCCCGCATGCCCAGATATCTACATGACCTGCACAAGGACAACTTCAACCA GGAGAGGCTGAAACCCATCAACATTCCCCCACATAGGATGTCCTATTATCGGCCGCCAGAGGAGGTTTCGGCCGTTGCAGCTCTACACTCCTCAG GACTCTGGTCTGTGTCCTGGTACCTACAATTTACCGACCTTCACTGA